From the genome of Streptomyces sp. V1I1, one region includes:
- a CDS encoding aminotransferase class IV codes for MPPWARSQPDPGRTNAPLPPEGERGALRHAFRYGYWRRDGSSAADDRLAMIEARENGHDWPILLNERGKVSEGPGACIAIVRDGVVSTPSTTSGILESLTRETSITLLRELGYTVVERDVDRAELYLADEVFFMGTGWEILPVTWVDGLKVGEGSTGPVTRALDTAYASVVRGESPEHADWLTEIPF; via the coding sequence GTGCCGCCCTGGGCGAGAAGCCAGCCTGACCCCGGACGCACGAATGCGCCCCTTCCACCCGAAGGTGAGAGGGGCGCATTGCGTCACGCATTTCGTTACGGGTATTGGCGGAGGGACGGATCGAGCGCAGCAGACGATCGGCTCGCCATGATCGAGGCGCGGGAGAACGGCCACGACTGGCCCATCCTCCTGAACGAGCGCGGGAAGGTCAGCGAGGGACCGGGTGCGTGCATCGCCATCGTCCGCGACGGTGTGGTCTCGACGCCCTCCACCACCAGCGGGATCCTTGAGAGCCTGACCCGCGAGACCTCGATCACCCTGCTTCGGGAGCTCGGGTACACGGTCGTCGAGCGTGATGTCGATCGCGCCGAGCTGTATCTGGCGGATGAGGTCTTCTTCATGGGCACGGGCTGGGAGATCCTGCCGGTGACCTGGGTGGACGGCCTCAAGGTGGGGGAGGGGTCCACCGGTCCGGTGACCCGTGCGCTGGATACGGCCTACGCCTCCGTGGTCCGGGGCGAATCCCCGGAGCATGCAGACTGGTTGACCGAGATTCCCTTCTGA
- a CDS encoding HD family hydrolase translates to MADDLSAVAHFLYEAGTLKHARRTGWWMAGVRDPESVAEHAWRTSLIASIIAKLEGADPSRAAFLAVWHDSQETRTGDVNYLGKKYSSEANPEDVTADQTAGMPEVLASTVRDLVAEYEAKETPEAICARDADKLECMLQGIEYKAQGYENAQRWIDNSRGRLVTETGQRLADELLSHGSLDWLRAALGEKPA, encoded by the coding sequence GTGGCTGACGACCTGTCCGCGGTGGCGCACTTCCTGTACGAGGCGGGCACACTCAAGCACGCGCGGCGCACGGGATGGTGGATGGCGGGCGTCCGCGACCCGGAGAGCGTCGCCGAGCACGCGTGGCGCACGTCGCTGATCGCCTCGATCATCGCGAAGCTTGAGGGCGCCGACCCCTCGAGGGCAGCGTTTCTCGCGGTGTGGCACGACTCGCAGGAGACCCGCACCGGAGACGTGAACTACCTCGGCAAGAAGTACTCGTCAGAGGCCAACCCGGAGGACGTGACCGCGGACCAGACGGCCGGCATGCCCGAGGTGCTGGCCTCGACCGTGCGGGACCTGGTGGCCGAGTATGAGGCGAAGGAGACCCCGGAAGCGATCTGCGCCCGGGACGCGGACAAGCTCGAGTGCATGCTGCAGGGCATCGAGTACAAGGCGCAGGGATACGAGAACGCGCAGCGGTGGATCGACAACAGTCGCGGCCGGCTCGTCACCGAAACCGGGCAGCGTCTCGCCGACGAGCTTCTCTCGCACGGGTCGCTGGATTGGTTGCGTGCCGCCCTGGGCGAGAAGCCAGCCTGA